The following are encoded together in the Strongyloides ratti genome assembly S_ratti_ED321, chromosome : 2 genome:
- a CDS encoding Collagen alpha-1(IV) chain: MWGASRYSVPLWPLFIVVFSIIFISQVNTQQTCRDCTNRGCFCVGEKGSMGTPGPQGPPGSPGIRGFPGPEGMPGPKGQKGAQGPPGPHGMKGDKGPMGVPGFPGNDGTPGRPGEPGPPGQPGWDGCNGTDGAPGLPGLPGPVGLPGFPGPPGIPGAKGEPAIGYDGAPGEKGDSGMPGLPGLPGAPGRDGFPGEKGDRGEQGLPGPRGPPGEIGLPGNPGIGSIGPKGESGDSGPPGPPGPPGPREFTGSGSIIGPRGVPGDKGAKGDRGPPGLPGPSKKFGEIVAPKGSIAGPQGLQGVKGEKGEPGEFGARGYPGQPGAPGISGLPGMKGEKGLPGPVGPRGKDGSPGLPGPPGFKGDRGLDGQPGLPGLLGQKGDQGYPGRDGPKGNRGPPGPPGGGIDGDGPPGPPGPPGRTGQPGPVGNDGKPGLPGPQGPIGPPGGPGLPGLPGMEGMPGPKGEKGNSGYPGSPGEPGSPGLPGLPGPKGEPGPRGTDGKSIPGIPGKDGRPGLDGLPGRKGEPGLPGLRGPPGDSLNGLPGLPGDRGLPGPKGYDGRDGVPGLPGLPGEKGDRGGTCSICAPGTKGEKGMSGFPGMPGPQGERGLPGLLGAPGDQGDDGFPGSPGRPGPPGPPGKDGLPGYPGQKGEPTQLVLRPGPPGYPGLKGEPGFSGAPGAPGLPGKDGFPGAPGLPGMPGEKGEPGLGGLPGRPGNDGLPGLPGPKGAPGYGLPGAPGLPGLKGEMGLDGVPGLQGPPGLPGPPPAENQIIHGAPGADGLPGLPGMKGDSGIPGIPGKDGFPGLKGERGLDGSPGFPGIPGPKGESGLPGLPGLPGEPGAPGQTIVGPPGQPGFPGLKGDSGLPGLPGQPGFPGQKGNAGLPGLPGNEGQPGAPGMPGQPGLTGEKGEPGLPGLPGFPGAKGESGFPGSPGLSGAPGQPGLPGAKGNSGLPGFPGIKGEPGFPGAPGQPGLQGLPGHGGLPGLPGLKGNAGFPGTPGTDGQPGFPGMKGEAGLPGLPGLKGESGLPGFPGTKGEAGFPGAPGLPGKDGLPGLSGLPGMKGEPGQPGYGLPGAPGEKGLPGIPGKMGRQGPPGQQGLDGQPGFPGLKGEPGFPGQPGFPGQDGLPGLPGEKGDSGIPGLPGAPGPIGAEGPRGVPGIRGEKGDSGFPGLPGMSGKDGFPGLKGDRGLDGKPGLPGHPGAKGEPGLPGLPGQEGLPGYPGIKGEPGLPGPPGLPGKSIPGLPGAPGQPGFPGKDGLPGFPGIKGESGLPGLPGLPGLKGESGQPGFPGIKGEPGLPGLPGQRGLDGSPGIPGRDGQPGFPGEKGNSGYPGAPGLQGQDGLPGLKGEPGLPGFPGIKGEQGLPGFKGDSGFPGQPGIPGKDGLDGPPGLPGLPGAAAQIMAGPKGETGLPGVPGIRGEKGLPGLDGPPGPSGPPGFPGQKGDSGYPGAPGLPGEKGEMGLPGFPGLEGPPGLPGQPGISGLPGAPGQNYRDGYIIAKHSQTTEVPDCPEGMTKLWDGYSLLYIEGNEKAHNQDLGNAGSCLPKFSTMPFMFCDFNNVCNYASRNDKSYWLSTNKELPMMPVNEGEIREFISRCSVCEAPANVIAVHSQTTSIPNCPDGWDSLWVGYSFAMHTAAGAEGGGQSLSSPGSCLEDFRTTPFIECNGARGSCHYFANKFSFWLATIEDSQQFSTPQSQTIKSGSHRARLSRCQVCMRSTDNHPQQQYVQDPYARYRG, translated from the exons atgtggGGTGCCTCACGGTATAGTGTGCCGTTGTG GCCCCTATTTATTGTagttttttcaattatttttatttctcaAGTTAATACA cAACAAACATGTCGTGATTGTACAAATCGTGGTTGCTTCTGTGTTGGTGAAAAAGGTAGCATg ggTACACCTGGACCACAAGGACCACCAGGATCACCTGGAATTCGTGGATTTCCAGGACCAGAAGGTATGCCAGGACCTAAAGGACAAAAAGGTGCCCAAGGACCACCAGGACCACATGGAATGAAAGGAGATAAAGGACCAATGGGAGTACCTGGTTTTCCAGGAAATGATGGTACACCAGGAAGACCAGGAGAACCTGGACCACCAGGACAACCAGGATGGGATGGATGTAATGGAACTGATGGAGCTCCTGGATTACCAGGATTACCAGGTCCAGTAGGTTTACCTGGATTCCCAGGACCACCAGGTATACCTGGAGCAAAAGGAGAACCAGCAATTGGATATGATGGTGCACCAGGAGAAAAAGGAGATTCAGGTATGCCAGGATTACCTGGATTACCAGGAGCACCTGGACGTGATGGATTCCCAGGAGAAAAAGGAGATCGTGGTGAACAAGGTTTACCTGGACCACGTGGACCACCAGGTGAAATTGGTTTACCAGGAAATCCAGGTATTGGTAGTATTGGACCAAAGGGTGAATCT GGAGATTCAGGTCCACCAGGACCACCAGGTCCACCAGGGCCAAGAGAATTTACTGGTAGTGGGTCTATTATTGGACCACGTGGAGTGCCTGGAGATAAAGGAGCTAAG gGTGATCGAGGACCACCTGGTTTACCAGGTCCATCTAAAAAATTTGGAGAAATTGTAGCGCCTAAAGGTTCTATTGCTGGACCACAAGGCTTACAAGGAGTTAAAGGAGAAAAG GGTGAACCAGGAGAATTTGGAGCACGTGGATATCCTGGACAACCAGGAGCCCCAGGTATTAGTGGTTTACCAGGTATGAAAGGAGAAAAAGGTTTACCTGGACCAGTTGGACCACGCGGTAAAGATGGAAGTCCTGGATTACCAGGACCACCAGGTTTTAAAGGAGATAGAGGATTAGATGGACAACCAGGTTTACCTGGATTATTAGGACAAAAAGGAGATCAAGGATATCCAGGACGTGATGGTCCAAAAGGAAATCGTGGACCCCCAGGACCACCAGGAGGTGGAATTGATGGAGATGGTCCTCCAGGACCTCCAGGTCCACCCGGTAGAACAGGACAACCAGGACCAGTTGGAAATGATGGAAAACCAGGATTACCAGGACCTCAAGGTCCTATTGGACCACCAGGAGGACCAGGATTGCCAGGATTACCTGGAATGGAAGGAATGCCAGGACCAAAAGGAGAAAAAGGAAATTCAGGTTATCCTGGATCTCCAGGAGAACCAGGTTCACCTGGTTTACCAGGATTACCAGGACCTAAAGGAGAACCAGGACCAAGAGGAACAGATGGTAAAAGTATACCAGGTATTCCAGGAAAAGATGGAAGACCAGGTCTTGATGGATTACCAGGAAGAAAAGGTGAACCAGGATTACCAGGACTTAGAGGACCACCAGGAGATTCATTAAATGGTCTTCCTGGATTACCAGGAGATCGTGGTTTACCAGGACCAAAAGGTTACGATGGAAGAGATGGTGTACCAGGTCTTCCAGGATTACCTGGAGAAAAAGGAGATCGTGGAGGTACATGTAGTATTTGCGCACCAGGTACTAAAGGTGAAAAAGGTATGAGTGGATTCCCAGGAATGCCAGGACCACAAGGTGAACGTGGATTACCTGGATTACTTGGAGCACCAGGAGATCAAGGTGATGATGGTTTCCCTGGATCACCAGGAAGACCAGGACCTCCAGGACCACCAGGAAAAGATGGATTACCTGGATATCCAGGACAAAAAGGTGAACCAACACAATTAGTTCTTAGACCAGGACCACCAGGTTATCCAGGATTGAAAGGAGAACCAGGATTTTCAGGGGCACCAGGAGCACCTGGATTACCAGGAAAAGATGGTTTCCCAGGAGCACCAGGATTACCAGGTATGCCAGGTGAAAAAGGAGAACCAGGATTAGGAGGTTTACCCGGAAGACCAGGAAATGATGGATTACCAGGTTTACCAGGACCAAAAGGAGCACCAGGATATGGATTACCAGGAGCTCCAGGTTTACCAGGATTAAAAGGAGAAATGGGACTTGATGGAGTTCCAGGTTTACAAGGACCACCAGGACTTCCAGGTCCACCACCTGCTGAAAATCAAATTATTCATGGAGCACCAGGTGCTGATGGATTACCCGGATTACCAGGTATGAAAGGAGACTCTGGAATTCCAGGTATACCAGGAAAAGATGGATTCCCTGGATTAAAAGGTGAAAGAGGTTTAGATGGATCACCTGGATTCCCTGGAATACCAGGACCAAAAGGAGAATCAGGATTACCTGGTCTTCCAGGATTACCAGGAGAACCAGGAGCACCTGGTCAAACAATTGTTGGACCACCAGGACAACCAGGTTTCCCTGGATTAAAAGGAGATAGTGGTTTACCAGGTCTTCCAGGACAACCAGGATTCCCAGGACAAAAAGGAAATGCTGGATTACCAGGTTTACCAGGTAATGAAGGACAACCAGGAGCACCAGGAATGCCAGGACAACCAGGATTAACAGGTGAAAAAGGAGAACCAGGATTACCTGGACTTCCAGGATTCCCAGGAGCAAAGGGTGAATCAGGTTTCCCTGGATCACCAGGATTATCAGGAGCTCCAGGACAACCAGGGTTACCAGGAGCAAAAGGAAATTCAGGTTTACCTGGATTCCCAGGAATAAAAGGAGAACCAGGATTCCCAGGAGCACCTGGACAACCAGGTTTACAAGGATTACCAGGACATGGAGGTTTACCAGGTCTTCCTGGACTTAAAGGTAATGCAGGATTCCCAGGAACACCAGGAACTGATGGACAACCAGGTTTCCCAGGAATGAAAGGTGAAGCAGGTTTACCAGGTCTTCCTGGATTGAAAGGAGAATCTGGATTACCTGGATTCCCTGGTACTAAAGGAGAAGCAGGATTCCCAGGAGCACCTGGATTACCAGGAAAAGATGGTTTACCAGGATTATCAGGATTACCAGGAATGAAAGGTGAACCAGGACAACCAGGTTATGGATTACCTGGAGCACCAGGAGAAAAAGGTTTACCAGGTATTCCAGGAAAAATGGGTAGACAAGGTCCACCAGGACAACAAGGTTTAGATGGACAGCCTGGTTTCCCAGGTTTGAAGGGTGAACCAGGTTTTCCAGGACAACCAGGATTCCCTGGACAAGATGGATTACCAGGATTACCTGGTGAAAAAGGAGATAGTGGAATTCCAGGACTTCCAGGAGCACCAGGACCTATTGGAGCAGAAGGACCAAGAGGTGTACCAGGTATTAGAGGTGAAAAAGGAGATTCAGGATTCCCAGGTTTACCAGGAATGTCAGGAAAAGATGGTTTCCCAGGACTTAAAGGTGATAGAGGACTTGATGGAAAACCAGGTTTACCAGGACATCCAGGAGCTAAAGGAGAACCAGGACTTCCAGGATTACCAGGACAAGAAGGTCTTCCAGGGTATCCAGGAATTAAAGGAGAACCAGGATTACCAGGACCACCAGGATTACCAGGAAAATCTATACCAGGTTTACCAGGAGCACCAGGACAACCTGGATTCCCAGGTAAAGATGGTTTACCAGGTTTCCCAGGAATTAAAGGAGAAAGTGGTTTACCAGGTCTTCCAGGTTTACCAGGTCTAAAAGGAGAAAGTGGTCAACCAGGATTCCCTGGAATTAAAGGAGAACCAGGTCTTCCAGGATTACCAGGACAAAGAGGATTAGATGGATCACCAGGTATTCCAGGAAGAGATGGACAACCAGGATTCCCAGGAGAAAAAGGAAACAGTGGATATCCAGGAGCACCAGGTTTACAAGGCCAAGATGGTTTACCAGGATTAAAAGGTGAACCTGGATTACCAGGATTCCCAGGTATCAAAGGAGAACAAGGATTACCAGGTTTCAAAGGTGATAGTGGATTCCCAGGTCAACCTGGTATACCAGGAAAAGATGGATTAGATGGACCACCTGGATTACCAGGATTACCAGGAGCAGCAGCTCAAATAATGGCAGGACCTAAAGGAGAAACTGGATTACCAGGAGTTCCAGGTATTAGAGGAGAAAAAGGATTACCAGGACTTGATGGACCACCAGGACCAAGTGGACCACCAGGATTTCCAGGACAAAAAGGAGATTCTGGTTATCCAGGAGCTCCAGGACTTCCAGGTGAAAAAGGAGAAATGGGATTACCTGGATTCCCAGGATTAGAAGGACCACCAGGATTACCAGGACAACCAGGTATTTCAGGACTACCGGGTGCACCAGGTCAAAATTATAGAGATGGTTATATTATTGCTAAACATTCACAAACAACAGAAGTACCAGATTGTCCTGAAGGAATGACAAAACTTTGGGATGGTTATTCTCTTCTTTATATTGAAGGAAATGAAAAAGCTCATAATCAAGATCTCGGTAATGCTGGATCATGTCTTCCAAAATTCTCTACAATGCCTTTCATGTTTTGTGACTTTAATAATGTTTGTAATTATGCTTCAAGAAATGATAAATCATATTGGTTATCTACAAATAAAGAACTTCCAATGATGCCTGTTAATGAAGGTGAAATAAGAGAATTTATTTCAAGATGTTCAGTATGTGAAGCTCCTGCTAATGTTATTGCTGTTCACTCACAAACAACATCTATTCCAAATTGTCCTGATGGATGGGATTCTCTTTGGGTTGGATATTCTTTCGCTATGCACACTGCTGCAGGTGCTGAAGGTGGTGGTCAATCATTATCATCTCCAGGTTCCTGTTTAGAAGACTTCCGTACTACACCTTTCATTGAATGTAATGGAGCAAGAGGTTCATGCCATTACTTTGCTAATAAATTCAGTTTCTGGCTTGCTACAATTGAAGATTCACAACAATTTTCAACACCACAAAGTCAAACAATTAAATCTGGCAGCCATAGAGCTAGACTTTCACGTTGCCAGGTTTGTATGCGATCTACTGATAATCACCCACAACAACAATATGTTCAAGATCCTTATGCACGTTACAGaggttaa